DNA from Streptomyces rishiriensis:
CACAGAGGCAGGGGCAGAAGCGGGGGCAGCGGCAGCAGCAGGGGCAGGGGCAGGGCCCTATCCGGCCACCGGCAGATCCGGCACGGGGGCCCGCAGCCCCAACCGGTCCCGCCCCGCGGCGAGTTCGTCGAGGAGTTCGGCGAGGCGCTCCCTGTGCCGTGCGCCGAGCCGTCCCGTGTCGTCGAGGTGGACGGCGCAGGCGGTGGTCGTGTCGACGAGCCGTTCGAGAACGGCGGCGACCTCGTCGGTGCCCTCCGTGTGCCGGGCGACGGCGGGCAGTTCGTGGGCGGCGAGCGCGATGGTGGTGCGGGCCTCGGCGAGGGCGCGGTAGGCCTCGCGGCGCAGGGTCCAGCGGACGGCACGGTCGTCGGGGCCGTCGAGGACATGGGTGAGGTAGGCGTGCGCGGCGTCCACGGCGGCGGCGAGCCGGGCCCGCACCTGGCCGCCGCGCTCCCCCGGCATCGGCAGATGCCCGACGATCAGCACGATCGCGCAGGCCAGCAGGGTTTCCGCGATCCGGGCCGCGGAGGCCTGGGGCTCTCCGCCGACCATCACCAGGGACAGCACGAGCACGGTGACGACGGCCGTCTGGGCCGCGAAGTGCCGGGTGGACACGGGGATCAGCGCTCCGCACAGCGCGACCAGCGCCACGAGCCCCTCCGGCCGGGGCAGCACGGCGGCGAGACCGGCGAAGAACAGCGCCCCGAGGACGGTCCCCGCGGCCCGGCACAGCACCCGGGACACCAGGGGCCCGAGGTCGGGCTTGACCAGGAAGACAGCCGTGGCGGGCAGCCAGTACCAGTGCGTGTGCCGGCCGTACCACTGGGAGTGGTAGAGGGCCTGGGCGACGGCGGCGCCGGCCCCGAAGGAGAGGGCGACCCGCAGCCCGTACTCACGGCCGCCCGCCCCGAACGCGGTGCGCAGCAGGTCGCGCGCACCGCGCCGGCGCGCGTGCAGGTCACCGCCGCTGCCCTGGTCGAAGGCGTCGGCCGCGTGCAGCAGGGCGTCGTCGAGGGCGCGCAGCGCGGGGGCGGACCGGGAGGGCGCGGGCAGCGGCCCGGTGTGGGTGTTCTCGCGGACGGCGGCGGCGAGGCGTCGGGGCCCGGCCGAGGCCCGCTCCGACAGCGGCTCAGCGGCCCAGGCGAGGGCGGTCGCGGCCTCGGCCAAGGGCAGCGCGGCGGCGTACTGGGCGTGCAGCCGGCGTTCGGCGGCGGAGCCGGCACCGCGCCGGAGCCGGGGTCCGGCGAGGGCGTCCTGGGCATGATCGAGGGCCGCGGTGAGCGCGGCGCGGCGGGCGGTGGCCTGTCCGGTACCCACGGCGTCGAGCAGCTCCGCGACGGCGTCGTACACGCGGGCCACCGCGTCCCGTTCGCCGTCGAAGCGGAAGTCGCCGGTCATCGCCCCGGGCGTGGGCAGTACGAGCCGCAGCGCGAGCAGCCATCCGGCGCCGGCGAGAAAGGCGAGGGCGCGGATCCATCCGGCCTCCGGGACGGGCATCCCGGCCCCGATCGCCGCCGCGACGAGCAATTGCGTCCCGGCGCCGGACGCGACGGGCCCGATGGCACTCATCCCGCCGGCGAGGAGTCCGAGCCCGGTGAGGACGGCCGTCAGCGCGACGGCCCCGACGTGATCCCCGACATAGGTCCCGACGAGCAGACCTCCCGCACCCACGAGCGCGGGCGCCCCCAGCCGCTTCACGGCGGTCCGCCTGCTGCCCGGCCGGTCGTTGATCCCGGCGAGCATCGCGGCGATGGCGGCGACGACCCCGAGGGAGATCCGGTCGGCGAGGACGGACACCAGGAGCAGCGGCCCGGCGGCCAGCGCCCCCCGCGTGACCGCGCTCCAGGGGACGGGCCCGCGCTGGGCACGCAGGGCGTGGGCGAGCCAGGGCGGAAGAGCGGCGAGGGAGGCGGATGCGCGTGCGGGAATGTGCGGGCGCGGGGACACGGAGCTCCTGTCGGGGCGAGGGCGGGGTGTGCCTTCGGGCGACGGTGGCCGGGGCTTGTCAGCTGTGAGCTGTGATGTCCACGGTACGGCGCGGTCCTGGAGAGGTGGGAACGGTTGTGTTTCGGCGAGGTGACGCCTGGCCCGGATCCCGCGTTCTTTATGAACGCAAGGGCGGAAACGGGAGCGGGACCGGGGGCGTAGCCTGCCCCCGGCCCCTGTCGAGCCACCCATGTCGCACACCGGCGCACTTGAGGACCCAGGTCAGTCGTGATGTCGTCGCGTCCTGCCTTTGGACCACCGCGCATCGAGCTGCGCGGGCCGGACTTGAACCGGCAATTCGACGTCCGGGGGCCTGGGCCCGGTCGCTCCGGCGATCGGCGGCGAATGCTGAGTCTGGAGCAAGAGTCTGAGATTCAACGCGATCCGTCCCAGGATTGCCCGGCGGGTACGGTTCGCTCGTCACGACAAGCTTCAGGTTCAGCTTGCGCTCCTCGCGCACCCCGGTCTCGAAGGGCCGGGGAGTCTCGAAGGCTACCCGAACAGATAGCCGAACACGGCGTCACCGACCCGCTGGTCGACGACATCGGCGCCGTTCGCCTCCTCCCGGGCGAACTTCACCGCCTGCTGCACCTTCTCCAGGCGCGTCAGAAGCTCGTTGACCCGGCGGGCCGGGAGGGCTCCCGAGAACTTCACGGTCGTCCAGTAGCCGACCGGCACGTCCTCGTAGTACACCTCGACCTGCGCCGGGTGCTTGTCGGTCGCCTCCGCCTTCACATGGTTGCGCGGCACCTTCTTGGTGCGCAGCGTCCGCACCGGCTCGGTCTTCCACGCGTCGGTGGACGGGTCCTGCGCCCAGGACTCGGAGGCGTCGAGCACGGGCAGCCTGCGCACGAAGGCGCTCAGGTCGACGAGCTGCTTCTCGAGGAAGAGCAGATAGGACACCGGTACGTCGGCGACGAGAACACGGCCGTCGACCGTCACGTCGGCGCGGGCGGTGCAGTTGGCCCAGTCCTTCGTGGCGGTGACGTCGAACAGCCGGGTGAGCGTGGCCGCGGTCTCCCGCAGCACGTCCTCGGCCTTGACCTGCACCCGTGTCGACTCGGGCGGCAGCTGCTCGCCCTCCTCGTCCTTGGGCTGGTAGGTCCGCGAGATGCCGGCCAGCAAAGCGGGCTTCTGGAGCCCGTGCTGAGCCGTGCTCAGGTCCTGGTGGGCCTTGGACTTGACGCCCTTCTCGACTGCGATGATCTGATTGAGTTTCGCCACGACGAGGACGGTAGCGGCTCCGACGCCCTCACCCCAACGGGTTATCGACCGACGAGACGACCGTCCCTTCCCGGCACCGCCGAAGCGCCGGGACCGGACCCGTGGAAAGCCCGCGGCGATGTTGTCGACGCCCCGCGATCCGGCGGCCCTCCCGGCGAGCCGGACGCGGGGGTCATGTGCTGGTTCCGCTCAGCAGTCCCACACGTTCCCGTGCCGGTGGCGGGTCGGCGGGTGGTCCAGGTCCTCGGCCACGAGGAGCAGCGCGCCCGGCCCGGCGGCGCGCAGACGGTTGCGGGCGGTCGAGCGGAACACGGACAGCGCGGCGCGCGCACGGGACTCGTAGGGGCCGTCGATCCGTGAGTTCAGCGACCGGGGAAAGGTGTAGGAGCGGAACGCGCACACCAGCGGGACGGGCACCGGTCGACGCCGCTCACGCCGCGCCCGCGCCGACTCCCCCGCGCTGTGACGCAGTTCGACGAGACGGTGGCCGGTGCTCCAGCCCCGGCGTTGCGACGGCCGGTCATCGGGGCGGACACGGTGCCGCGGACGGACGTGATGGACGGTGCGGGACATGGCAGACCTCCGGGGGTCCGCCGGAACTTCCGGCGGACTTTCAGAAGTCCGCCGCCGTGAAACGGCCCAGTCGCTTGCTCCGCATGGGCATCAGCGTGACGAGTGCGGGTCTGCGTCGTCCAGCGGTTATCCGCGGCGAGGCGATTGTCAGTGGAGCGCGCTTCAATGGGAAGCGTCGTCACACAGCGTCACGACCGGAGTGCGGCGAGGGGAGCGGGCCTTGACGGGGTTCATGGAGGACGGGCGGCGGTACGTGTCGGCAGCCGGACTGCGGATGCGGGGATGGACGGGTCCGCTGGTGTTCCGGCTGCTGGGGCCGCCGGACCGGCTCAGCGTCGATCCGCGTGCGCGGGCCGCGCCGCCGCTGCGCCTCTACCGCGTCGAGCGGGTCGAAGCGGCCGAACGCCGCGCGGAGTTCCTGACCGAGCGCGCCCCACGGGTACGCGGACCCGAGGAGCCGCCCTGATCCGGCGCCTCGCCGTCCCGGGAACCGCGCCGCCCGGCTACTCGGCCCCCCACGCCCTCCGCTTCGGCACCGGCCTCGCGAAACTCCCCGCCCGGCTGGTCGTCAGCCCCAGCGCGACCAGCCCCTCGGCCAGCTTCACCGCCGCGCCCACCCCGTCGACGACCGGAAGGCCCAGCTTGTCGCCCACCACCCGCTCCAGTCCCGTCATCCCCGCACACCCCAGGACCAGTACCTCGGCACCCGCCGCCCGGGCCCGTTCGGCAGCCGCCACGAAGGCCGCCCCGGTGCGGTCACGGTCGCCCAGGTCGAGGACGCCGAGGCCGGTGCCGACGACGGCGGCGCAGTTGCGGCCCACTCCGGCCAGCTCCAGGCTGTCCTCGATCTGGCCGCAGGACCGCTCCAGCGTGGTCACCACCCCGTACCGGCGCCCCAGCAGACACGCCAGATGCGCCGCGGCCTCGGTGATGTCGACGACGGGCACGTCCACCAGCTCCCGTACGCCCTCCCGTCCGTGCTCACCGAAGCCGGCCATGACGACGGCGTCGTAGGGCGCCCCGTCATAGGTCCGCAGCGCGTCCATGACCGCCGCGGCGGAGAGGAAGCTGTCGAGCCAGCCCTCCGCCGACTCGGGCCCCCAGGCCGGGGTCAGTCCGGTCACGGTGGTGCCCGGGCCTGCCGCGGCCCGGGCGCCTCGCACGATCTCCTCGGTCATCTCCCGCGTGGTGTTGCAGTTGGTGACGACGATCCGCACGTTCCGCACGCTTCTCAGACCTCCGCGGGTTTCTCGGCCGCGACCACGGACCCGGCGGTCCGCTCACCGCGGCACAGCAGCACGTACAGGCCGGCGCCCAGGGCCGTCCCGATGAACCAGGAGTACGGCGCCACGTCGCTGAAGGTCTTCACCAGCGCGAGTACCGCCGCGACCGCCGCGGAGGGCAGGAACGCCCACAGCGCCTTGGGGTTGACGCCTCTGCGGTAGTAGAAGCGGGAGCCGGGGGTGGCGTCGAACAGCTCGTTCACGTCGACGCGGCCGCGCTTGACCCAGTAGTAGTCCACCATGATCACGCCGAACAGCGGGCCGAGGAAGGCGCCGAGGCCGCCGAGGAAGTAGTTGACGACCGTGGGGTTGGAGAACAGGTTCCACGGGGTGACCACGAGCGCCGCGACCGTGCTGATCATGCCGCCGACCCTGAAGGTGATCTTCTGCGGCCAGACGTTGGCGAGGTCGTACGCCGGCGACACGAAGTTGGCGACGATGTTGACGCCCATGGTGGCGATGGCGAAGGTGAGTGCGCCCAGTACGAGCACCCAGGTGTTGCCGACCTTCGCGACCAGCTCCGCCGGGTCGGTGACGGCCTCGCCGAACACCTCGAGCGAGCCGGCGGTGACGATGACGGAGACGACCACGAACGCCGTCGAGTTGAGGGGCAGCCCCCAGAAGTTGCCGCGGCGGACCGTCCGGTAGTCGGGCGCGAAGCGGGAGAAGTCACAGAAGTTCAGCATCAGCGTGCCGTACGTGGCGAGGATCAGACCGATCGCGCCGAACCACTGCCGCCACTGCTCCCCCACGGAGACCGGGTGCGGGGTGGAGGTGAGCGAGATGGTCCAGCCGGCCTTGGACAGCACCCACACCGCCAGCGCGATCATCACCAGCCAGATCGCCGGGCCGCAGAAGTCCTGGAACTTCCGCACGGACTCCATGCCCTGACTGATGATCATCGCCTGGACGAGCCAGAGGGAGACGAAGGAGAGCCAGCCCAGCCCGTCGAGGCCCAGGAAGGAACTGTGCGTCCAGGATTCCAGGCCCGGCCAGGCCGCCAGCAGCATCACATTGACGGCGACGGAGGCGAGGTAGGTCTGGATGCCGTACCACATGATGGCGATCACTGCGCGGATGAGGGCCGGGACGTTGGCGCCCCAGACGCCGAAGCTGATGCGGCTGACCACCGGGAAGGGCACACCGTGGCGCTGGCCGATCCGGCCCATCCAGTTCATGCCGATGTAGATGAGCACGAAGCCGACGAGGAGGGACGTGAACACCTGCCACACGTTCATACCGAGGACCAGCAGTCCGGCGGCGAAGGTGTAGTTGCCGAGGTTGTGGACGTCCGACATCCACAGGGCGAAGAGGTCGAAGACCTTCCAGTTCCGCTTTCCGGCGGGCGCGAGGTCTTCGTTGGTGAGCCGGGGGTCGGGGACGAACGCTGGTGCGCCGGTGGCTTCGGCGCTGTCGGCGAGGGACACGGGGCCTCCTTGGGCGAGGGGACGGAGGAGGACTGCTGACCGGACCGTTTGGTATACCAAACTGCGGACATGGTCCCGTCGTCAAGCGTTCTGACCGATGTCCGTCCCGTTACGGCTCCGTAAAAGCCCCCTCGAATCGGCGAAGATGGCCCCATGACGAAGATCGAACCCCTCGGAGCGGTGCGCGAGCGCGTCCTGGGGTCCCTGCGGCAGGAGATCATCGCCGGCAGGCTGCGTCCCGGTGACCGGCTCGTCGAGCGCGAGCTCGCCGACCGGTTCGGCGTCTCCAGGGTCCCGGTCCGGGAGGCCATCCGGGCACTCGTCGCCGAGGGCTTCGTCCTCTTCGAGACCCCGCGCCGCACGGTCGTGAGGCCCCTGAGCCCCACCGACGTCAAGGAACTCTTCGAGCTGCGCGAGGCGTTGGAGGTGTACGCGGCCGGACTGGCCGCCGCCCGGGCCACCCCGCAGGACCTCGCGGAGCTGCGCGACCTCCTGGCACGCGCTGCGAGCGCCACCGACGCCGGGGACGCCGAGGCGATCACCGACATCAACACCCGCTTCCACGACCGGCTCCTCGCCATGGCCGGCAACACCCTGCTGATGTCGGTCATGGAACCGGTCGCCGGCCGCCTGCAGTGGCTCACCCGGCGCAACGAGGAATGGCCCCAACTCCTCACCGAACACCAGGACCTCTACCAGGCCATCGCCTCCGGCGACCCTGCCCGGGCCCGTGCCCACGCCCTCGACCACGTACAGGCCAACTACCGCTCCACGGTCCGGCACCTGTTCGGGAAAGCCGACCCACCCGAGGCGCCACCCTCCCCCGAGCACGCCCCGCCTAGAATCCCCTGACCCTTCGGACAGGCGTCCGAAGGCGCACACGCGGCCACGAGGACGGGGAGAACAACCATGGTGAGCAGACGCGGACTACTGAGCGGAACCGCACTCTTGGGGGCGGGCGCGATGACCGGCGTACTCGGAGCCGCCGGGAACGCCGCCGCCGACGCCCCGCTCGACACCCCTTTCACACCGGTCGCCCCACCCCATCTCGCCCAGGCCGAGCAACTGGTCCAGTACCAGCGCCTCCTGGCGGCCGGTCACCTGCCCACCGGCCTCACCGGCCACTGGCCGCTGGACGGCTCCGGCGCCGACCACTCCGGCCACGACCATCCCGTCACCCCCGGCGCCGGCTCCGAATGGACCACCCTGCGGGCGGGCGGCGAACTCACCCTGGCCGCGTCCTACGCCGCCACGGCCTCCGTGCTCGACACCACGGCCCCGTTCACCGTCTCCGCCTGGGTACGCCTCGCGGACGACGCCGCCCCGACCACCATGTACACGGCCGTCAGCCAGGACGGCACCGGGTGCAGCCGCTTCCTGCTCCAGTACGACGACACGGCGGGCGCATGGGCGTTCAAGGTGCGCGCCGAGGACCAGAGCGTCAAGATCTCCGCCCTCGCCACCACCACCCCCGTGCCCGGCAAGTGGACCCACCTGACCGGAGTGTGGGACGGCGCCAAGGTCCACCTGTACGTGAACGGCGTGCCCGAAGGCACCGCCGACGCCACCCTGTCCTGGGCCGCCCCCCAGGGCTTCAACATAGGCCGGGCCCGCTGGAACGGCGCCTACGTGAACCACTTCAAGGGCTCGGTCGACGATGTGCGGGCCTACGGCCGCGCCCTCACCGCCGACGAGATCTCCCTGATCAGCGGCCGCACGGCCCGCCTCAACAACGTCTACCTGATCGGCGCCCCGTCCACCGTCACCTGGGGCACACCCGACGACCTGTCGAGCTGGACAGCCCGGGCCCGCTGCTCGTCCTTCGTCACCTGGACGCTGAAGCACACCTACGCATGGGCCACCGACGCCTACTTCACCCAGTACTTCCAGGACCGCATCCCCGAGGCCGCCGACTACCGCCAGGCCTTCGCCGGGGGCACCGCCGGCCCGCGCTTCCAGCAGATCCGCAAGGTCGCCGACCTCCGGCCGGGCGATCTCATCGCGGTGGACTACAGCGGCCAGGTCGAGGGCAACACCGGCCACATCGTCATGGTCCGCGAGATCAAGGGCGTCTTCGACGGAGTCGCCGACTTCACCGGCGAGACCCAGTACGCCGTCGAGGTCGTCGACTGCACGGCCGAACCGCACGGCGTGTACGCGCTGACCAACTATCCCAGGTATCCCGACACCCGCATGGTCAGCCTCCTCGCGGAGGAACAGTTCGAGGGCGTCGGCATCGGCCACATGATGTTCTACGCCTCCAGCGCCACCGGAGAGTTCTCCCGCTACCGCTGGAGCGTCAACACCGCCCGGGACAAGGCCTATCCGGTCGCGTCACGGCCGATCGCCGCGGCACGCGTCGTCTGACCGGACCTCACGGCAGCCCCGCCGCCCCCGCGGCGGTGCGCAGCACATCGCGCAGCATCTCGGGGGTGAGCCGTCCGGTGAAGGTGTTGCGCTGACTGACGTGGAAACAGCCGAAGACGTCGAGGCCGACGGGGCCCTCGGTGCCGCCAGTGCCGACGGGGCCGACGGGGCCCCCGGTGCCGTCAGGTCCTTCCGGGCCGACGAGTGGAACCCGGGCCCCGTGCCCGAAGGCGGGCCGCGGCCGGGGCACGGTCCAACCCGCCTCGGCGAACGCGGGCAGCGCGGCCTGCCAACCGAAAGCACCGAGTACGACGACCGCGCGCAACGTCGGCCGCAGCAGCTTCAGCTCCTGCACGAGCCAGGGCCGACAGGTGTCCCGCTCCCCCGGGGTGGGCTTGTTGGCGGGCGGCGCGCAGTGCACGGGCGAGGTGATCCGCACGCCGTACAGCTCCAGCCCGTCGTCGACGGACACCGCGGTGGGCTGCGACGCCAGCCCCACGTCGTACAACGCCTGGTACAGCACATCACCGGAACGGCCCCCGGTGAACATCCGCCCCGTACGATTCCCCCCGTGCGCGGCCGGGGCGAGCCCGACGATCAGCAGCCGGGCGTCCGGCGGGCCGAAGCCCGGGACAGGCCGCCCCCAGTACGTCCAGTCCGCGAACGCCGCCCGCTTGGTACGGGCAACCTCCTCCCGCCACGCCACCAGCCGAGGACACGCCCGACAGCCCCCGACCCGCCGGTCGAGCATGTCCAGGGCGGAGGCGGAGGCAGAGGCGGAGGCAGAGGCGCAGGCCTCGGGAGGATGAGCGGCGGGGCCGGAGGGGGAGGCGGAGGCTGGGGCGGCCGGGGTCGTTGGGTCGGTTGCGGTGGTGGGGATGGCCGGATCGGGGGAGAGTGCGGAGCCGTGAGGGGCCTTGGAGGCATCCATGTCTCCACGGTAAGACGGGGTCTCCACGGTAAGACGGGGCTGGACGAATCCGAGCTGGCCGGGCCCGAGGGCGGAGTGCTGGGGCCCCCTCCCCCCTCCCCTCCCCCGCCCCACCCCGCCCGACTCGTCACACCCTCGCCCTCGCGACGTCCCGCGTGACGTCTTTCGTGACGTCTTCCGTGACGTCTTTCAGGGCGTCCCTGGTCGCGTCCCTCGTCACGCTGCTCGCCGTGCCCACCGCAGCAGCTCCGCGTTGGACTCCCAGCGCTTCCAGGCGATGAGCGCCAGCGGTACGAGCAGGATGAGCGGCGTCGCCGCGTTCTGGCCGTCGAAGACGACGACCTGGACGACGAACGCGCCCACCATCAGCGCCCCCAGCGCCATCGCCGCCACGGACTGGAGCACCGGAATCAGCAGGGCGACCGCACCGGCCAGTTCCAGGGCGCCGATGGTGTACATGCCCCCGCTGCCCCAGCCCAGCTCATCGAAGGCATCGGAGGCCGACGGGTGTGCGATCAGCTTCGGCAGCGCACTGGCGATGCCGTAGAAGAGCGCGAGGAGCACCTGCAAGCCTCGCAGGGCGATCCGGGCCCGGCGGCCTCGCGCGATCGCGGACGCGGACGCCGGCGCGGCGGCCGTAGTGGTGGCGGCGAGGGAAGCCGTGGTCTCGGACATGAGGGTCTCCTGCGGTGAGCGGTCCGTTGTGCTGTCGGAGAGGTAGACCGCTCTCCGTCAGCGAACTCATCGCAATCCGCCGGAACTTCTCTCGCCACCGCCCTTGGCGTTCCTGCCCGTCCCTCGCACCCCTTGCCGTCTTCTCCGAGCGCTCCCGTCCCTCTCTCCGTACTCCCTGCCTCTGCACCCCCGCTCTCTGCTCTCCCCTCTCTACTCCGTCGCCGACACCGCCCTCACCCACACGCGGTCCTCCGTCAGATAGCGCTCCACCCGCAGACCCGCTTCCGCCAGGGCCTCCTCGAACTGGTCCCTGGACAGCGGCCGGGAACGGAAGGTCTGGGTCCACGCCGCGTCCGGGAAGTCGTATTCCGCGCGTACGGAGTGGACGCCGTCCCCGACGGGCTCGGCCGAGACGATCCGAACAGTGAAGCCGCTCGGGTCGACGCGCTCACGCGGCACGTTCGTGTGGTAGTCCTGCCCTTCTCGTTGGATCAGCACGCAGCCACCCTTCGCAACGTGCTGTGCGCAGGCCCGCAGCATCCTTCGCCGTACCTCGATGTCCCCGTTGTGCACGAGGAACGACGCGAGCAGCACGACGTCGAACGTCTCGCCCAGGGCGAGATCCTCTATGGAGCTGCATATCGTGCGGGCTCCTCGGACGCGCTCCAGCATCTCGGCGGACTCGTCCA
Protein-coding regions in this window:
- a CDS encoding FUSC family protein, which translates into the protein MSPRPHIPARASASLAALPPWLAHALRAQRGPVPWSAVTRGALAAGPLLLVSVLADRISLGVVAAIAAMLAGINDRPGSRRTAVKRLGAPALVGAGGLLVGTYVGDHVGAVALTAVLTGLGLLAGGMSAIGPVASGAGTQLLVAAAIGAGMPVPEAGWIRALAFLAGAGWLLALRLVLPTPGAMTGDFRFDGERDAVARVYDAVAELLDAVGTGQATARRAALTAALDHAQDALAGPRLRRGAGSAAERRLHAQYAAALPLAEAATALAWAAEPLSERASAGPRRLAAAVRENTHTGPLPAPSRSAPALRALDDALLHAADAFDQGSGGDLHARRRGARDLLRTAFGAGGREYGLRVALSFGAGAAVAQALYHSQWYGRHTHWYWLPATAVFLVKPDLGPLVSRVLCRAAGTVLGALFFAGLAAVLPRPEGLVALVALCGALIPVSTRHFAAQTAVVTVLVLSLVMVGGEPQASAARIAETLLACAIVLIVGHLPMPGERGGQVRARLAAAVDAAHAYLTHVLDGPDDRAVRWTLRREAYRALAEARTTIALAAHELPAVARHTEGTDEVAAVLERLVDTTTACAVHLDDTGRLGARHRERLAELLDELAAGRDRLGLRAPVPDLPVAG
- a CDS encoding DUF7873 family protein, producing MAKLNQIIAVEKGVKSKAHQDLSTAQHGLQKPALLAGISRTYQPKDEEGEQLPPESTRVQVKAEDVLRETAATLTRLFDVTATKDWANCTARADVTVDGRVLVADVPVSYLLFLEKQLVDLSAFVRRLPVLDASESWAQDPSTDAWKTEPVRTLRTKKVPRNHVKAEATDKHPAQVEVYYEDVPVGYWTTVKFSGALPARRVNELLTRLEKVQQAVKFAREEANGADVVDQRVGDAVFGYLFG
- a CDS encoding aspartate/glutamate racemase family protein, coding for MRIVVTNCNTTREMTEEIVRGARAAAGPGTTVTGLTPAWGPESAEGWLDSFLSAAAVMDALRTYDGAPYDAVVMAGFGEHGREGVRELVDVPVVDITEAAAHLACLLGRRYGVVTTLERSCGQIEDSLELAGVGRNCAAVVGTGLGVLDLGDRDRTGAAFVAAAERARAAGAEVLVLGCAGMTGLERVVGDKLGLPVVDGVGAAVKLAEGLVALGLTTSRAGSFARPVPKRRAWGAE
- a CDS encoding NCS1 family nucleobase:cation symporter-1, with product MSLADSAEATGAPAFVPDPRLTNEDLAPAGKRNWKVFDLFALWMSDVHNLGNYTFAAGLLVLGMNVWQVFTSLLVGFVLIYIGMNWMGRIGQRHGVPFPVVSRISFGVWGANVPALIRAVIAIMWYGIQTYLASVAVNVMLLAAWPGLESWTHSSFLGLDGLGWLSFVSLWLVQAMIISQGMESVRKFQDFCGPAIWLVMIALAVWVLSKAGWTISLTSTPHPVSVGEQWRQWFGAIGLILATYGTLMLNFCDFSRFAPDYRTVRRGNFWGLPLNSTAFVVVSVIVTAGSLEVFGEAVTDPAELVAKVGNTWVLVLGALTFAIATMGVNIVANFVSPAYDLANVWPQKITFRVGGMISTVAALVVTPWNLFSNPTVVNYFLGGLGAFLGPLFGVIMVDYYWVKRGRVDVNELFDATPGSRFYYRRGVNPKALWAFLPSAAVAAVLALVKTFSDVAPYSWFIGTALGAGLYVLLCRGERTAGSVVAAEKPAEV
- a CDS encoding GntR family transcriptional regulator, which produces MTKIEPLGAVRERVLGSLRQEIIAGRLRPGDRLVERELADRFGVSRVPVREAIRALVAEGFVLFETPRRTVVRPLSPTDVKELFELREALEVYAAGLAAARATPQDLAELRDLLARAASATDAGDAEAITDINTRFHDRLLAMAGNTLLMSVMEPVAGRLQWLTRRNEEWPQLLTEHQDLYQAIASGDPARARAHALDHVQANYRSTVRHLFGKADPPEAPPSPEHAPPRIP
- a CDS encoding LamG domain-containing protein; protein product: MTGVLGAAGNAAADAPLDTPFTPVAPPHLAQAEQLVQYQRLLAAGHLPTGLTGHWPLDGSGADHSGHDHPVTPGAGSEWTTLRAGGELTLAASYAATASVLDTTAPFTVSAWVRLADDAAPTTMYTAVSQDGTGCSRFLLQYDDTAGAWAFKVRAEDQSVKISALATTTPVPGKWTHLTGVWDGAKVHLYVNGVPEGTADATLSWAAPQGFNIGRARWNGAYVNHFKGSVDDVRAYGRALTADEISLISGRTARLNNVYLIGAPSTVTWGTPDDLSSWTARARCSSFVTWTLKHTYAWATDAYFTQYFQDRIPEAADYRQAFAGGTAGPRFQQIRKVADLRPGDLIAVDYSGQVEGNTGHIVMVREIKGVFDGVADFTGETQYAVEVVDCTAEPHGVYALTNYPRYPDTRMVSLLAEEQFEGVGIGHMMFYASSATGEFSRYRWSVNTARDKAYPVASRPIAAARVV
- a CDS encoding uracil-DNA glycosylase — its product is MLDRRVGGCRACPRLVAWREEVARTKRAAFADWTYWGRPVPGFGPPDARLLIVGLAPAAHGGNRTGRMFTGGRSGDVLYQALYDVGLASQPTAVSVDDGLELYGVRITSPVHCAPPANKPTPGERDTCRPWLVQELKLLRPTLRAVVVLGAFGWQAALPAFAEAGWTVPRPRPAFGHGARVPLVGPEGPDGTGGPVGPVGTGGTEGPVGLDVFGCFHVSQRNTFTGRLTPEMLRDVLRTAAGAAGLP
- a CDS encoding DoxX family protein, whose amino-acid sequence is MSETTASLAATTTAAAPASASAIARGRRARIALRGLQVLLALFYGIASALPKLIAHPSASDAFDELGWGSGGMYTIGALELAGAVALLIPVLQSVAAMALGALMVGAFVVQVVVFDGQNAATPLILLVPLALIAWKRWESNAELLRWARRAA
- a CDS encoding class I SAM-dependent methyltransferase, whose protein sequence is MRDGYQGTGPGAITPDGCAVELYSRLPVGNEPEVIAAAVPAAAHILELGSGVGRVTHALLERGFTVTAVDESAEMLERVRGARTICSSIEDLALGETFDVVLLASFLVHNGDIEVRRRMLRACAQHVAKGGCVLIQREGQDYHTNVPRERVDPSGFTVRIVSAEPVGDGVHSVRAEYDFPDAAWTQTFRSRPLSRDQFEEALAEAGLRVERYLTEDRVWVRAVSATE